A portion of the Pseudorasbora parva isolate DD20220531a chromosome 1, ASM2467924v1, whole genome shotgun sequence genome contains these proteins:
- the brms1 gene encoding breast cancer metastasis-suppressor 1 isoform X1, translating to MPAHPAAREPEEEMETEADSEVPQTNGEMEEEQEREGGEAEETMEESGEERDSDLEESEAEEEEEEEEESSEMDDEDCERRRSQCLDEMSDLEKQFLELKDKLFQERLNQVKMKLDEVLTGKAGEYREPLATLQQNLQQRTQVAGVYRELCLQVVKHKHECEVQGAKQHLESERTLLFDAMKTELLEKIRRLEEDKQSSEWWNDDEKIKKCKRRSHLIRPDRKKKAALVSGPYIVYMLRDIDILEDWTAIKKAKAALLPLKKKADNRQVSVRCEDGALFYDGERFSKGSSVVLEVNDNSPAQVVITGISAGEVWFKRTDGTKTKIYVSQLQKGKHAIRKA from the exons ATGCCGGCTCATCCTGCTGCCAGAGAGCCAGAGGAGGAGATGGAGACGGAGGCCGACTCTGAGGTTCCTCAAACTAACGGGGAGATGGAAGAGgagcaagagagagagggaggagaGGCCGAGGAGACGATGGAGGAGAGTGGAGAGGAGCGGGACAGTGACCTGGAGGAGAGTGAggcagaggaggaagaggaagaagaggaagagagTTCAG AAATGGATGATGAAGATTGTGAGAGAAGACGATCACAGTGCCTGGATGAAATGTCTGACCTAGAAAAACAATTCCTGGAGTTAAAGGACAA GCTTTTTCAAGAACGTCTGAACCAGGTTAAAATGAAGCTGGATGAGGTGTTGACAGGAAAGGCAGGAGAGTACAGAGAACCTTTGGCAACACTGCAGCAGAACCTACAGCAGAGGACACAAGTGGCAG GTGTGTACAGAGAACTGTGTCTGCAAGTGGTCAAACACAAACATGAATGTGAAGTGCAGGGGGCGAAACAACATTTAGAG AGTGAGAGGACACTCTTGTTTGATGCCATGAAAACAGAACTGCTGGAGAAGATCCGCAGACTGGAGGAGGACAAACAGAGTTCAG AATGGTGGAATGATGACGAGAAGATAAAGAAGTGTAAGAGAAGAAGTCACCTGATTCGCCCAGACAGGAAGAAGAAGGCGGCTCTTGTGTCAG GGCCATACATAGTGTACATGCTTAGAGACATTGATATACTGGAGGACTGGACTGCCATCAAGAAG GCAAAAGCGGCGCTGTTGCCTCTGAAGAAGAAAGCAGACA ACAGGCAGGTGTCTGTGCGATGTGAAGATGGGGCTCTCTTCTATGATGGAGAGAGATTCTCCAAAGGCAGCAGTGTCGTTCTAGAAGTCAATGACAACAGCCCAGCACA GGTCGTAATAACAGGGATCAGCGCAGGAGAGGTCTGGTTCAAGCGCACAGATGGCACCAAAACCAAAATCTACGTCTCCCAACTTCAGAAAGGCAAACACGCCATACGAAAAGCTTAA
- the brms1 gene encoding breast cancer metastasis-suppressor 1 isoform X2: MPAHPAAREPEEEMETEADSEVPQTNGEMEEEQEREGGEAEETMEESGEERDSDLEESEAEEEEEEEEESSEMDDEDCERRRSQCLDEMSDLEKQFLELKDKLFQERLNQVKMKLDEVLTGKAGEYREPLATLQQNLQQRTQVAGVYRELCLQVVKHKHECEVQGAKQHLESERTLLFDAMKTELLEKIRRLEEDKQSSEWWNDDEKIKKCKRRSHLIRPDRKKKAALVSGPYIVYMLRDIDILEDWTAIKKAKAALLPLKKKADRS, translated from the exons ATGCCGGCTCATCCTGCTGCCAGAGAGCCAGAGGAGGAGATGGAGACGGAGGCCGACTCTGAGGTTCCTCAAACTAACGGGGAGATGGAAGAGgagcaagagagagagggaggagaGGCCGAGGAGACGATGGAGGAGAGTGGAGAGGAGCGGGACAGTGACCTGGAGGAGAGTGAggcagaggaggaagaggaagaagaggaagagagTTCAG AAATGGATGATGAAGATTGTGAGAGAAGACGATCACAGTGCCTGGATGAAATGTCTGACCTAGAAAAACAATTCCTGGAGTTAAAGGACAA GCTTTTTCAAGAACGTCTGAACCAGGTTAAAATGAAGCTGGATGAGGTGTTGACAGGAAAGGCAGGAGAGTACAGAGAACCTTTGGCAACACTGCAGCAGAACCTACAGCAGAGGACACAAGTGGCAG GTGTGTACAGAGAACTGTGTCTGCAAGTGGTCAAACACAAACATGAATGTGAAGTGCAGGGGGCGAAACAACATTTAGAG AGTGAGAGGACACTCTTGTTTGATGCCATGAAAACAGAACTGCTGGAGAAGATCCGCAGACTGGAGGAGGACAAACAGAGTTCAG AATGGTGGAATGATGACGAGAAGATAAAGAAGTGTAAGAGAAGAAGTCACCTGATTCGCCCAGACAGGAAGAAGAAGGCGGCTCTTGTGTCAG GGCCATACATAGTGTACATGCTTAGAGACATTGATATACTGGAGGACTGGACTGCCATCAAGAAG GCAAAAGCGGCGCTGTTGCCTCTGAAGAAGAAAGCAGACA GGTCGTAA